A single genomic interval of bacterium harbors:
- a CDS encoding (Fe-S)-binding protein, translating into MKVSLFIPCITDQLYPYSGMNMLRVLERAGVDVQYDEKQTCCGQPAFNTGYHEEARTLAERFLDIFDGDGSDAIVAPSGSCTTMVKAFYGDLLELSAPYREKAERVRARLHEFTSFLVDVLHCEDLNASFEGRVTVHDSCHALRELHVKEQPRRLLRRVKGLQLVEMDRAEVCCGFGGTFAVKFADVSTAMTEEKLESIERSGAEWVTGVDSSCLMQIDGMLRRRGSSARCIHIADILGGEAA; encoded by the coding sequence GTGAAGGTCTCGCTTTTTATCCCCTGCATCACCGATCAGCTCTATCCCTATTCAGGGATGAATATGCTGCGCGTTCTCGAACGTGCCGGTGTGGATGTGCAATATGACGAAAAGCAGACCTGCTGCGGACAGCCGGCGTTCAACACTGGCTATCATGAGGAAGCGCGCACACTCGCGGAGCGCTTCCTGGACATTTTTGATGGTGACGGATCGGATGCCATTGTTGCCCCTTCGGGATCCTGCACCACGATGGTGAAAGCGTTTTACGGCGATCTGCTCGAACTCAGTGCGCCATACCGGGAGAAGGCGGAGCGCGTGCGCGCCCGGCTGCACGAATTCACATCATTTCTCGTGGATGTGCTGCATTGTGAGGATCTGAATGCCAGCTTCGAGGGTCGCGTGACGGTGCATGATTCCTGTCATGCGCTTCGTGAATTGCACGTCAAGGAACAGCCACGACGCCTGTTGCGCAGGGTGAAGGGACTTCAACTCGTGGAAATGGACAGGGCGGAGGTGTGCTGCGGTTTCGGGGGAACCTTCGCAGTGAAATTCGCCGATGTCAGTACCGCGATGACAGAGGAAAAACTGGAGTCCATCGAGCGCAGCGGAGCGGAATGGGTGACGGGAGTGGATTCGAGTTGTCTCATGCAGATCGATGGCATGCTCAGACGCAGGGGCAGCAGCGCGCGCTGCATTCATATTGCCGACATTCTGGGTGGGGAAGCCGCATGA
- a CDS encoding DNA alkylation repair protein: MDTIKENVDAVLDELRRSGDKTNLEGMARFGINTEKAFGNSMPSIRALAKVVGRQHALALALWDTGVHDARLLCAFCDDPALVTPEQMDSWAADFDSWDVTDQVCNNLFRKTPFAQEKILAWHTREEEFVRRSAFALLASLAVHAKDVPDSQFESWLQLIESAADDDRNFVKKAVNWALRQIGKRNLALHARAITCAEGLAARDSRPARWIARDALRELHKPEIIARLEKKSIR; encoded by the coding sequence ATGGACACCATCAAGGAGAATGTTGACGCCGTACTCGATGAACTTCGCCGCAGCGGCGACAAGACGAATCTCGAGGGCATGGCACGTTTCGGCATCAATACCGAGAAAGCATTCGGGAATTCCATGCCCTCCATCCGGGCGCTGGCAAAGGTTGTCGGCAGGCAGCATGCGCTTGCGCTTGCACTCTGGGACACCGGCGTGCACGACGCCAGACTGCTTTGCGCATTCTGTGATGATCCCGCCCTCGTAACCCCTGAGCAGATGGACAGCTGGGCGGCTGATTTCGATTCATGGGATGTGACGGACCAGGTATGCAACAATCTCTTTCGGAAAACGCCGTTTGCCCAGGAGAAGATTCTCGCCTGGCATACGCGGGAAGAGGAATTTGTCCGTCGTTCCGCCTTCGCGCTGCTTGCCAGCCTTGCCGTTCATGCGAAGGACGTCCCAGACAGCCAATTTGAATCCTGGCTGCAGCTCATCGAGTCGGCAGCTGATGACGACCGGAACTTCGTCAAGAAAGCAGTGAACTGGGCACTGCGTCAGATAGGCAAGCGCAACCTGGCGCTGCACGCAAGAGCGATCACCTGTGCAGAGGGACTGGCGGCACGTGATTCGCGACCGGCCCGGTGGATCGCCCGCGATGCGCTGCGTGAACTGCATAAACCTGAAATTATTGCGCGTTTAGAGAAAAAATCCATACGCTGA
- a CDS encoding LUD domain-containing protein encodes MNARDRIFQRMLEHTASSGADENMQKLHNSLRESSIAASTGDAELFAQRAGEAGAEVVHAQTLEDVPEALENVLSGLASLVLSSDPSFDASGLAQLLSAHFRSLHTVDVADLKETQSGTGWKARLAAMDAGLDMAVAGIADSGAVLIRSHAVESRSMTLLPEMHIALLPAQRILPSLHHAAPLLRSMTHAQGHSAVTLVGGPSKTADIEKVLVTGIHGPARFVIVVIEADPRLSH; translated from the coding sequence GTGAACGCGCGTGATCGCATCTTCCAGCGCATGCTCGAGCATACCGCCAGCTCCGGGGCCGACGAAAATATGCAGAAACTGCATAATTCCCTGCGGGAAAGCAGTATCGCGGCATCGACCGGGGACGCCGAGCTCTTCGCACAGCGCGCTGGCGAAGCAGGTGCCGAGGTCGTGCATGCGCAAACCCTGGAAGATGTTCCGGAAGCTCTGGAGAATGTCCTGAGCGGTCTGGCCTCACTTGTGCTTTCCTCCGATCCTTCTTTCGATGCATCGGGACTGGCGCAATTGCTGAGCGCGCACTTCCGTTCACTTCACACCGTTGATGTTGCGGATTTGAAGGAAACGCAGTCGGGTACCGGATGGAAGGCGCGTTTGGCTGCCATGGATGCAGGATTGGATATGGCGGTCGCAGGTATCGCGGATTCCGGTGCCGTGCTCATCCGTTCGCATGCGGTGGAGAGCCGTTCGATGACCCTGCTGCCAGAGATGCATATCGCTCTCCTCCCCGCGCAGCGCATTCTGCCTTCCCTGCATCATGCGGCACCGTTGCTGCGATCAATGACGCATGCGCAGGGACACAGCGCGGTGACACTGGTGGGCGGACCGAGCAAGACGGCAGACATTGAAAAGGTGCTGGTAACGGGAATTCATGGTCCCGCACGCTTTGTGATCGTTGTGATCGAGGCGGACCCGCGTCTGTCGCATTGA
- a CDS encoding methylmalonyl-CoA carboxyltransferase translates to MSEENRKRLHELREMSRQGGGEKRVKAQHDKGKFTARERLEILLDRGSFEEIDAFVRHRSHDFGLDKQHYLGDGVVTGTGRIDGRLVFVFSQDFTVFGGSLSEAHAEKICKIMDMAMKVGAPVIGLNDSGGARIQEGVVSLGGYADIFLRNTLASGVIPQISAVLGPCAGGAVYSPAITDFIFMVEQSSYMFVTGPNVVKTVTHEDVTSEDLGGAMTHAGKSGVAHFTHENEVQTLTQLRRLMSFVPQNNMSCAPRVPATDTPDRMDEGLNTIVPDNPNKPYDIKEVIRMTVDDGDFMEVQESYAANIVVGFARYDGRSVGIVANQPAVLAGVLDIDASLKAARFVRFCDCFNIPLVVFEDVPGFLPGTEQEWRGIIKHGAKLLYAFAEATVPKITIITRKAYGGAYDVMNSKHIRGDFNFAWPSAEIAVMGPKGAVEIIFRKDITASKDPEAALEEKINEYREKFANPFVAAERGYIDDVFEPMETRPRIIRALDILEDKADSNPRKKHGNIPL, encoded by the coding sequence ATGTCCGAAGAAAATCGCAAACGTCTGCATGAACTGCGGGAGATGTCCCGCCAGGGTGGCGGAGAAAAACGGGTCAAGGCGCAGCACGACAAGGGGAAATTTACCGCGCGTGAGCGGCTGGAAATCCTTCTTGATCGCGGCAGTTTCGAGGAAATCGACGCCTTCGTCAGGCATCGGTCCCACGACTTCGGACTCGACAAGCAGCATTATCTCGGCGACGGCGTGGTCACGGGTACAGGACGCATTGACGGACGCCTGGTCTTCGTCTTCAGTCAGGATTTTACCGTCTTCGGCGGCTCGCTTTCGGAAGCGCATGCGGAGAAGATCTGCAAGATTATGGATATGGCGATGAAAGTCGGTGCGCCGGTAATCGGACTCAATGACTCGGGCGGCGCGCGCATTCAGGAAGGCGTGGTCAGTCTCGGCGGGTATGCCGATATCTTTCTTCGCAACACCCTCGCTTCCGGCGTGATTCCGCAGATCAGCGCGGTGCTCGGTCCCTGTGCCGGCGGCGCCGTGTATTCTCCTGCCATCACCGACTTCATCTTCATGGTGGAGCAGAGCAGCTACATGTTTGTCACGGGACCCAACGTGGTCAAAACGGTCACGCATGAGGATGTTACCTCTGAAGATCTTGGTGGTGCCATGACGCACGCAGGCAAAAGCGGTGTCGCGCACTTTACGCATGAAAATGAAGTGCAGACGTTGACGCAGCTGCGTCGGCTGATGAGCTTCGTTCCGCAGAATAATATGTCCTGCGCCCCCCGCGTGCCGGCTACGGATACCCCGGATCGTATGGACGAAGGGCTCAATACCATCGTGCCCGACAATCCGAACAAGCCCTATGACATCAAGGAAGTCATCCGTATGACCGTGGATGACGGGGATTTCATGGAAGTGCAGGAAAGCTATGCCGCCAACATCGTCGTGGGCTTCGCACGCTATGATGGACGCTCGGTCGGTATTGTGGCGAATCAGCCTGCCGTGCTCGCCGGCGTGCTCGATATCGACGCATCGCTCAAGGCCGCACGTTTCGTGCGTTTCTGCGACTGCTTCAATATTCCACTCGTCGTTTTCGAGGATGTGCCCGGTTTTCTGCCAGGGACCGAGCAGGAATGGCGTGGTATTATCAAGCACGGGGCCAAACTCCTGTATGCCTTCGCCGAGGCCACCGTTCCGAAAATCACCATCATCACGCGGAAGGCTTACGGCGGAGCTTATGACGTGATGAACTCAAAGCATATTCGAGGGGATTTCAATTTTGCCTGGCCATCGGCGGAAATCGCCGTGATGGGACCCAAGGGCGCGGTAGAGATCATTTTCCGAAAGGACATTACCGCATCGAAGGACCCCGAGGCCGCACTCGAAGAGAAGATCAATGAGTACAGGGAGAAGTTCGCGAATCCTTTCGTCGCGGCGGAGCGTGGATATATCGACGACGTCTTCGAGCCGATGGAAACGCGTCCCCGCATCATACGCGCGCTCGATATCCTCGAAGACAAGGCCGATTCCAATCCGCGGAAAAAGCACGGCAACATCCCGCTCTGA
- a CDS encoding MarR family transcriptional regulator — protein sequence MKNAKKYGNREDEALGMWIKLARAYATFNRESVKDIRSYGLTQPQFGALECLLHRGPMTIGELSRKMLVSGGNMTCVVDNLEKEGLVHRRHSDEDRRAVIVELTEKGKTMIGKIFPTHAKRIAEIADVLDSEEQATLAALLKKLGQRLNEH from the coding sequence TTGAAGAACGCAAAGAAATACGGAAACAGGGAAGACGAAGCGCTGGGCATGTGGATCAAGCTTGCACGCGCGTACGCCACGTTCAACCGGGAGTCGGTCAAGGATATCCGCAGTTACGGACTGACACAGCCGCAGTTCGGTGCACTCGAGTGTCTGCTGCATCGCGGACCGATGACTATCGGTGAACTTTCGCGGAAAATGCTCGTCAGCGGGGGGAACATGACCTGCGTCGTCGACAATCTCGAGAAAGAGGGTCTGGTGCATCGCAGGCACTCGGATGAAGATCGGAGAGCCGTCATCGTGGAGTTGACCGAAAAAGGAAAGACGATGATCGGTAAAATCTTTCCGACGCATGCGAAGCGCATCGCCGAGATCGCTGACGTGCTCGACAGCGAAGAGCAGGCGACACTCGCGGCGCTTTTGAAAAAACTCGGTCAGCGTCTCAACGAACACTGA
- a CDS encoding iron-sulfur cluster-binding protein, whose product MSYQTPIQPENLKVLVQERIHDKTLRGNVRRATWTSLGKRAAVVEDFPDWEFLRTQGHEIKKHVMQHLPEYLARFEERATAAGAHVHYAETAAEASRIVCDLAEETGERLVVKSKSMTTEEIELTPALEARGLRTVETDLGEYIVQLAKEPPSHITAPALHKSRGEIGQLFAEQLGIPFTDDPEELTAIARKILREDFLQAGVGISGVNFAVAESGSICIVENEGNARLSMSLPRRHIAVMGMEKIVPDFESLGLFLNLLGRSATGQRITCYTSLITGPAKDAELDGPEELHIVILDNGRSRMLAEPHQRESLYCIRCGACMNVCPVYQKIGGHGYGSVYSGPIGSIITPVYRGEQRSKALPFASSLCGACAEICPVRIDIHHHLLWWRKRIVGHGYTKWTERMAMRLFLAVSRRSWLFDLAGRLARVFAPLISRKDEGPSLPVWSRERSFPQLPDKSFKQLWRQHRERA is encoded by the coding sequence ATGAGTTATCAGACACCCATCCAGCCCGAAAATCTGAAGGTGCTTGTTCAGGAGCGCATCCATGACAAAACGCTGCGTGGCAATGTCCGGCGAGCGACGTGGACCTCACTCGGCAAGCGTGCGGCTGTCGTTGAGGATTTTCCTGACTGGGAATTTCTCCGGACGCAGGGGCATGAAATCAAAAAGCATGTCATGCAGCATCTGCCCGAATACCTCGCGCGTTTTGAAGAGCGCGCAACAGCGGCCGGAGCACATGTGCATTACGCGGAAACAGCTGCCGAAGCCTCACGTATCGTCTGCGACCTCGCCGAGGAGACCGGAGAGCGTCTCGTCGTCAAGAGCAAGTCCATGACCACCGAGGAGATCGAATTGACGCCGGCACTCGAAGCGCGCGGACTCCGTACGGTCGAAACGGATCTCGGGGAATACATTGTGCAGCTCGCCAAGGAGCCACCTTCGCATATCACGGCACCGGCCCTGCACAAATCCCGCGGTGAAATCGGACAGCTGTTTGCCGAACAGCTCGGCATTCCTTTCACAGACGACCCTGAAGAATTGACAGCTATCGCGCGTAAAATTCTGCGTGAGGATTTTCTGCAGGCGGGTGTGGGGATTTCGGGCGTGAACTTCGCCGTTGCCGAAAGTGGCAGTATCTGCATCGTGGAGAATGAAGGAAATGCACGTCTGAGCATGAGTTTGCCGCGACGGCATATTGCCGTCATGGGAATGGAGAAAATCGTCCCTGACTTCGAGAGTCTGGGTCTTTTCCTGAATCTTCTCGGACGCAGTGCGACGGGACAGCGCATCACCTGCTATACATCCCTCATTACTGGTCCTGCAAAGGACGCGGAACTCGACGGTCCGGAAGAGCTGCATATCGTCATCCTCGACAATGGCCGCTCACGGATGCTGGCAGAACCGCATCAACGCGAATCGCTGTACTGCATCCGATGCGGGGCCTGCATGAACGTCTGTCCCGTCTATCAGAAGATCGGCGGACATGGCTACGGAAGCGTGTATTCGGGTCCCATCGGCAGCATCATCACTCCGGTGTACAGGGGAGAACAGCGCTCGAAAGCCCTGCCGTTTGCCTCATCGCTCTGCGGTGCCTGCGCCGAAATCTGTCCCGTGCGCATCGACATCCATCACCATCTGCTCTGGTGGAGAAAGCGCATCGTCGGTCACGGATACACGAAATGGACGGAGCGCATGGCCATGCGTCTCTTCCTCGCGGTTTCGCGTCGCAGCTGGCTTTTCGATCTGGCAGGTCGCCTGGCACGCGTATTCGCGCCACTGATCAGCAGAAAAGATGAAGGTCCGTCATTGCCTGTCTGGAGCCGGGAACGGAGTTTCCCGCAATTGCCCGACAAATCATTCAAACAGCTCTGGAGGCAGCACCGTGAACGCGCGTGA